The Coffea arabica cultivar ET-39 chromosome 9c, Coffea Arabica ET-39 HiFi, whole genome shotgun sequence nucleotide sequence GCACTCAAAGTGTTTGCAATTCATTATTTCTGTAAACAAACTTATAATACATATCATACATATATGGAACACCCGATACTTAAATTTAGTGACATCTAAAAAGTTCCATCATCATTTCAATGTCTATTtccagatgaaaaaggaaacatGATTGCTAATACCATGATATTGAAAAGAAAGTTTCTTGGACATGCAATTGAAGTAAAGAGATCTTGGAAACCTTACTATTTCATTCTTAAGCATAATTCGACTAAAATCCACGTATAGATTAACTTTATGTTGAAAATATCCCAAGAAAAAAATACTAATAGCAGTTGTTCTCATTGTCTGCATTTGAGTTAAGACAAAGACAAGCTCTCTACATATTTGTTTGTGCCCATGGCCATATGCTtgcatatgtgtgtgtatgtgtgtgagTGAgtaagtgagagagagagagagagagagagagagagatttccTAGACTTAGCAAGCAAATGTCATTCAATACCAGAGCTGCATAAAGCAAGGTCAGCACTCACAACCATGCAAGTTCAGCAGCTAAAGATATCCAAAAACTTTACAAGCACCGTACTTGTATTACTCTAACCCATTGACTCTTTTTCCTTAAGATTCTTAGCGCCTTAGCTGCAGCAATCAAAGGAAACTCTGCCTCCCAAGCTATCCATTTATCCAGTGCACCATACACAGCCTCTTTTTCATTTGGAAGTCCAGAAATCTGCCAAGTTGAGTTTTGTCTTAAGATAGAAATCAAAGCCAAATAATCACAGAAAACCACTGTATTATAGGGAAAATTTTTCATTAGAACAAAACAATAGGTCCTCATCCTTCAATCATGCAAAACAAAGAACTTAACTCTTCAAAAAGTGAAAGATATAACCTATTTAAGAACAACCAAAAGAAAACCACACATACATTTCGAACAAGATTTAGTGCTTTCTGGCCAGACCTAGCAGAATCTCTTTTCTGCCACAAGTGGTGTTCTTTCTTCCCCATCTTTCTGACCATTTTTGTGGATTTCCTGCTAATGAAGTTACAATGAGATTTAACTTCCATTCATATAGATGAGCTGCAGCATAAGCCTGAACTGACATCCAAGCAGAAGGAAAAAAACAAAGTGTTGAACATAGAAGGACCAATGAAAGAGAACCACACAAAGTAATTAATTTGATTGGAACAATACGGCTACCTGTCAAATGATCCATATTCACATACATCTTCAGGAGAATTTGTGTCATTGACAACGGTTCTTCTTGCCTACACTCCACAAAGGACATAGACATAGAAGCTTGAATATTTAATATGCACTGAGTAGAAATATCCCTTACATTTGTTCATTCATGAAATAAGCAATAAACATAATCTATCTAGCTTACCTTTTCAGCACGGGTAATTACACTTGAGACCTCCTGCATAGAAAAGAAACTACAATTCACGAATTTGAAATGTAAGAGAGGATTCACTCTGGTGCTCCACATCTGgggaaaaaagtttttcatatcaGCAAATAGAACAATAAAGTATCAAGCAGGAAACCCAAAGCTCAAAGCTAACCTCCTTGGGCCTATGTAAGGGTAACTGAACAGGAACTTGAATTGTACAAGAAACGGGACTCTTCATAATTCTGCTTTTCCAATTTCCAGCAATTTCATGGCAGGAAAAAACACCATAAACGAGCCACTCCGGGAGGAATCTTGATTCTTCCAGTCTCAACAAGATGCCCTCATTGAGAAGAAGTCCTATTCAACAGAATCTATAACACAAATGGGCGTGGACAATACTTCATGGAAAGCTTAGTACTAAACCTGAAATTGCACAATTGTTTGTTAAAGACTCAGAATTCAGGAAGAATGACTTGAAAAGGAAGTATGCAACAAATAGTAGATGTATATCTTGATGAACAACAAACAGCTCAAACAACAGACAATCTGCAAGCAAACTGACTACACTTAGACCACAGGCCTTGATTCAAGTTCATATCTTGATGCAATAAAACCATTAGCAACAAACCATTTCACACCCCCCTATGTCTATAGTATTGCGACAACCTCATTTATGTAGCGAGGAATGTAAACCAACATTCACACAGATAGTCATATATCTTTAAAACCAATCATGATATGGTAAGACAAAGAACTTATATCCATCTCTTATAGCTATTCAACTGCTCACTGTTCTTAATCAAttaaaaccaaaacaaaaaatctaAAAGCTACAAACTTTCCTTAAGTAATgatgttaaaaaaattatccaaTAGTTTCCAGGATATATATCTAAACAAATGCATGGAAGCCAACCCCAACTTTTACTTTCTCATCTTAAGTTTTGCATTCtcgaaaaagggaaaaaaaaaaaaaaaacccaagaaTTGCCCATTACTAGTTAATCAACAAATAAACTATTGAAGTGAAAATCAAAGCAAAACATTATCCTAGGAAATGGTTATTCATCAACATATATGATACCTAAACCATCTCCCACCAACCCAACCCACCCAAAACCCTCATCCGCACAGCAGAAATAGAAAAACCCACATCTTTAAAACACCAAATTTTCATCATTATAAGCAAATAATAGCACAAAATTTTGAGAATCAACAATATATATGAAAATGTACATAGAAATTGAACGATCGAAGAGCAGAGTATTGAACTGCAACTTACGCCAAACAAGTAGTCCTACTAGAAGCTGAAAGCCTGTAGTTTTTGAGCTTCAATTGGAGGTTTATCTGGAAAGACtgcaggaattgaagaaaaaatcaATACTCTGTTTTTAGCGTCCCCCCTATCCATGTCCACGTGTTCCCCCTATCCACCACCCATGTGTCTGCCCCATCTTTGTCATTACCTTTGGCAATAACCAGAATCTAAAGTATAGTACTGGTAAATGTTCCAGCAGCACATAAAGTTCCatcacaaatagtcacataaCTACAAAGTCATTCAACAATTTCTGAATAACCATTTCCAGCATTTTGGCCATAAAATTCAGAAAACTCACCATTATTTGGACACTAAATGCAACAATTAATGTCAGAAAACTTATAACCAACTGCAGAGATTTAGAACTGATTCCCAGCTCATGCAGCAGCATATCTCAGAAAGGTAGAACGGAAAAGTAAAAGGAGACAAAGGAGAAGATTCACAATTTGCATAACAAGATGAAAATTAGAGGAGATGGACGAAGAAGAGGGACAGGAGGACAAGCAGCCAAAGAGAGCATCTTCAGTAGTTTTTGATTCAAGACAGGAGATCGaacatttttccttttctgtttaAGTCAAGATGATGCAGTTCAATTATTCACAATAGCTcctctccccttttttttttttggtgctccAGTGGAGGACTATAGGTCCCCTGCGTGATGTGGGTATGCCACCCAAATTGCATCAGCTAACAGGATTTGCTTAAGATGAGTAGAAGGTTCCGGACATACTTGTAAACCTAGCTGACTATTAAGACTTTGCTTTGCTAACCAATCAGCAGCCATATTCGTTTCTCTCCTGCAATGCTCCATCTTACACTCCCACACTTGGTTTATCCAGTGTCTGATTGATTCACCTACCAATTGTATAAAGTGAGTCCAATGGTAGGTGATTGATTCACCTACCAATTGTATCCCAACTTGTGAGTCCAACGCCAGAGTAATCTTTTTGTATCCCATATTCCATGCCATGGAGTGTCCGTAGTTCATCCCCCAAAATTCTGCCACCACATTGCTTTTTTATCCAGATTAGCCATAAAGCCTGATAAATAACAGTCATGTTCATACCTAATCACTCCACCCATTCCGGCATTTCCAGGGTTGTATGAAGAGGCCCCATCAACATTTCTCTTCACCTATCCGATTTGAGGTTTTCTCCATCCCACAAGACAAGTTTGTTAGGGTGACTTCACCGCTGATTTAACCAAGGCACAGTAGCTCTTTATATGGTTGCCAATCAATGCATACAACTAGTATAAATAGCTAGCTACATCAAAGGCtcaataaaaataactaaatgaATTAACGGCAGCATTTTCGAAAACACAAAACTTCAAAATACTTCCAGGCATgctccagaaaaaaaaaacttccagGCATTTAAGAGGACTGGAAACTGATCTATACTGCACAGATTCTGCGCAACAAACAAAATGCTATACTAAACCATTTTTACTACTGGCGTCCAAGACATCAAATTTTACCGTTACAACTATAAGATCAGTACCTATTGAACAAAAAGCTGGAAACATGAAATGCATAGGCACTGCTCTTATCATCCTACAGTTACCAATCACAAAGTTAGTAAACTACAGTGACAAAAGTTAGCCACTTACGAC carries:
- the LOC113707837 gene encoding pentatricopeptide repeat-containing protein At4g18975, chloroplastic isoform X4 encodes the protein MKSPVSCTIQVPVQLPLHRPKEEVSSVITRAEKARRTVVNDTNSPEDVCEYGSFDRKSTKMVRKMGKKEHHLWQKRDSARSGQKALNLVRNISGLPNEKEAVYGALDKWIAWEAEFPLIAAAKALRILRKKSQWVRVIQIAKWMLSKGQGTTMTTYDSLLLAFDMDCRIDEAERLWNMILHIHTRSTSKKLFSRMISLYDHHNMPDKVIEVFADMEELGVKPDEDSLRKIARAFGTLGQVDKKKLVLDRYQGKWKYIHFNGEQVRVRRIHCDE
- the LOC113707837 gene encoding pentatricopeptide repeat-containing protein At4g18975, chloroplastic isoform X3, which codes for MKSPVSCTIQVPVQLPLHRPKEEVSSVITRAEKARRTVVNDTNSPEDVCEYGSFDSRKSTKMVRKMGKKEHHLWQKRDSARSGQKALNLVRNISGLPNEKEAVYGALDKWIAWEAEFPLIAAAKALRILRKKSQWVRVIQIAKWMLSKGQGTTMTTYDSLLLAFDMDCRIDEAERLWNMILHIHTRSTSKKLFSRMISLYDHHNMPDKVIEVFADMEELGVKPDEDSLRKIARAFGTLGQVDKKKLVLDRYQGKWKYIHFNGEQVRVRRIHCDE
- the LOC113707837 gene encoding pentatricopeptide repeat-containing protein At4g18975, chloroplastic isoform X2, which codes for MKSPVSCTIQVPVQLPLHRPKEMWSTRVNPLLHFKFVNCSFFSMQEVSSVITRAEKARRTVVNDTNSPEDVCEYGSFDRKSTKMVRKMGKKEHHLWQKRDSARSGQKALNLVRNISGLPNEKEAVYGALDKWIAWEAEFPLIAAAKALRILRKKSQWVRVIQIAKWMLSKGQGTTMTTYDSLLLAFDMDCRIDEAERLWNMILHIHTRSTSKKLFSRMISLYDHHNMPDKVIEVFADMEELGVKPDEDSLRKIARAFGTLGQVDKKKLVLDRYQGKWKYIHFNGEQVRVRRIHCDE
- the LOC113707837 gene encoding pentatricopeptide repeat-containing protein At4g18975, chloroplastic isoform X1; the protein is MKSPVSCTIQVPVQLPLHRPKEMWSTRVNPLLHFKFVNCSFFSMQEVSSVITRAEKARRTVVNDTNSPEDVCEYGSFDSRKSTKMVRKMGKKEHHLWQKRDSARSGQKALNLVRNISGLPNEKEAVYGALDKWIAWEAEFPLIAAAKALRILRKKSQWVRVIQIAKWMLSKGQGTTMTTYDSLLLAFDMDCRIDEAERLWNMILHIHTRSTSKKLFSRMISLYDHHNMPDKVIEVFADMEELGVKPDEDSLRKIARAFGTLGQVDKKKLVLDRYQGKWKYIHFNGEQVRVRRIHCDE